The Bernardetia litoralis DSM 6794 genome includes a window with the following:
- a CDS encoding T9SS type A sorting domain-containing protein: protein MQTALLKWVGMFLLVLGISTQSYAQIPFTENFTAFTGTGFAPIPAAGQLDSDVWKVTGLSTGTGTFGGTHDTGDFARGASTGDESTGGIYSFDVGGGNNTLGAQLGSSDFTPGSMIAKIENNTGAILTSVTVAYDIYYNNNATRGNSFNFSYSSDDVTYTNVATLDFATAAAADALGWQTVARTTTITGLSIPVNGFLYVSWTGDEDSGSGSRDELALDNVSVTVPTPPTTTEPMINEFVSNHTGNPDTNDFIEIFGIASTDYSALTVIQIEGDANGNQGNIIYAQTVGTTDANGYWTTGYMNELLQGGNAAFLLVEGFTGALGDDLDSDNDGTLNATLPWTTVKDEIAVSDQTTGTIFGFLTLNANFDGVSYEVGGASRIPNGTDTNTTADWKRNDFDGFGFPGFTGTPIVTEAVNTLGAENMMYVVPTGIINVTESLTAFTTTALNVASATQTYEVSGTALTDDITITAPSEFQVSLDGITFTSSVIIPFATANAGNTTVYVQYLPTSGTSHTGDITNVSTGATSVNIAITGTVPPSTMTIAIARTRPVNEVVTIEGVLTVADQLAGPAFIQDATGGIAVYDAQIHGGTYPIGQLLRITATRTDFSNQIQLSNVTSVTDLGAGTPVVPQVITLDQLDAHRGELVQIASVTFPDPNTFLFGNSNYSVTNGANLGDVRIDGDTDLAGRSQPTVCDVTGVVAYYLTASQLIPRFQADLPCTNPYTSPSSSTVTACIALPKTLEVSTYNVEWFGYAQGGTPSGNTSPADQKAAVKAVIEAQNSDIYFLEEINNTDLMGEIAAELTASTPDTWDTLFSYYTSYAATFPIAETQKVGFLYKSNIITPQFSYAMHSSIHPLYNGGVIDPALVAYPESNKDRFWASGRLPFMMRADVALNGGTEEVNFIVLHSRSGSAQDKYDMRRFDVTLLQDSISAWLGNDKVIMGGDYNDDVDESIYEVSGVPQVTSYDAFTTRPTEYTILSKDLSDAGFRSTVGFSDMIDHLTVSNELANGYIPNSVSVGYEYYDGDYEYTTSDHFIVSARLEIVPLAPCTFTATPNSSSQITLDWADNSNIETTYVVEMSLNGTTGWTAITGSPFAANSITNAVAGLNGSTQYFFRVRAEEAATNFSEWVYTDATTLATTTPPTGGGGGGSTPTVTNPTNFRAIAVSTSQINLTWSVANGATGYTLYRGNVLIATLGSVTSFQDTGLMANTFYSYRLVARNGNSQSSPIQANARTFPDAPSLLSVTDACSGSGGIIRVTPTGVIYRVYEDSVSTMPLFESDNTIITIPAITQTTTFYVSAVSTNDLESTRTAITVNVNQLPTANILEDRVFSCASTGTITAEEVVGASYTWLINGFSIMTTTTPTYEVNNSGNYQVRVTLNGCSAVSDITPVRLNFAPVAQIAQGIIARSCEPSTIISAINTNQNDSTTTYEWTRSNVVVGNTASVSVSESGTYTLTVTQNGCSATDEIVVEISTINPNISFSVSQETFCPEEEVMLTVDNPEQNVTYTWMRNGRILSNSTGTEYITSVAGEYRVQASQNSCAVISAPIMITRTRVEPVYLRKEDALFVESITPITDVVWFLEGEEVTSLAGQMSFIPTVSANYSARVTFNTGCNGFTRTVYYSVPEVITGEEEIIDVETIVYPNPSKTGIFRVQLSSSITSDVTFTITDNIGRVLENRVIKANEISTVQTLDLSQYAAGMYALTIDTEQGTVIKKIIVE from the coding sequence ATGCAAACAGCATTACTAAAATGGGTAGGAATGTTTTTATTAGTTTTAGGAATTAGCACACAAAGTTATGCTCAAATTCCTTTTACTGAAAATTTCACTGCCTTTACAGGAACTGGGTTCGCTCCCATACCAGCAGCAGGACAATTAGATTCTGATGTATGGAAAGTTACAGGATTATCAACAGGAACAGGAACTTTCGGAGGAACTCATGATACTGGAGATTTTGCTAGAGGAGCTTCTACTGGAGATGAAAGTACTGGTGGTATTTATTCTTTTGATGTAGGGGGAGGAAATAATACTTTGGGTGCACAACTTGGCAGTAGTGATTTCACACCAGGTTCGATGATTGCAAAAATAGAAAATAATACTGGTGCAATACTTACTTCAGTTACAGTGGCTTATGATATTTATTATAACAATAATGCAACTCGTGGTAATTCATTTAATTTTTCATATTCTTCTGATGATGTAACTTATACAAATGTTGCTACATTGGATTTTGCGACTGCTGCTGCTGCTGATGCTTTAGGTTGGCAAACGGTAGCAAGAACAACTACTATTACAGGTCTTTCTATCCCTGTAAATGGTTTTCTTTATGTTAGTTGGACTGGAGATGAAGATTCAGGTAGTGGAAGTAGAGATGAGCTGGCATTGGATAATGTTTCAGTAACTGTTCCAACGCCTCCTACTACAACTGAACCTATGATTAATGAATTTGTATCTAATCATACTGGTAATCCAGATACAAATGATTTTATTGAAATATTTGGTATTGCTTCTACTGATTATTCTGCACTTACAGTTATTCAGATTGAAGGAGATGCAAATGGGAATCAAGGAAATATTATTTATGCACAAACAGTAGGTACAACAGATGCAAATGGCTATTGGACTACAGGGTATATGAACGAGCTTCTACAAGGAGGTAATGCAGCTTTCTTATTAGTAGAAGGTTTTACAGGTGCTTTGGGAGATGACTTAGATTCAGATAATGATGGAACTTTGAATGCAACTCTTCCTTGGACAACTGTAAAAGATGAGATTGCAGTTTCAGACCAAACAACAGGAACTATTTTTGGTTTTTTAACTCTTAATGCTAATTTTGATGGAGTATCTTATGAAGTAGGTGGTGCATCTCGTATCCCGAATGGTACAGATACAAACACAACTGCTGATTGGAAACGTAATGATTTTGATGGTTTTGGTTTTCCAGGTTTTACAGGAACACCAATAGTAACAGAAGCTGTAAACACATTAGGTGCAGAAAATATGATGTATGTTGTTCCGACAGGAATAATAAATGTTACAGAATCACTTACTGCATTTACAACTACTGCTCTTAATGTAGCTTCTGCTACACAAACATATGAAGTAAGTGGAACAGCTCTTACAGATGATATTACAATTACTGCACCTTCTGAATTTCAAGTTTCTTTAGATGGTATTACTTTTACAAGTAGTGTTATAATCCCTTTTGCTACTGCAAATGCAGGAAATACAACAGTTTATGTACAATATTTGCCTACTTCAGGCACTTCTCATACTGGAGATATTACTAATGTAAGTACAGGAGCTACTTCTGTAAATATAGCTATTACTGGAACTGTACCACCTTCTACAATGACGATTGCTATTGCTCGTACTCGTCCTGTAAATGAAGTGGTTACTATTGAAGGTGTTTTGACTGTTGCTGACCAACTTGCAGGACCTGCATTTATTCAAGATGCAACAGGTGGAATTGCTGTTTATGATGCACAAATACATGGAGGAACTTATCCTATTGGACAACTTCTCCGAATTACTGCAACTCGTACTGATTTTAGTAATCAAATTCAACTTAGTAATGTAACCTCTGTAACCGATTTAGGTGCAGGAACACCAGTTGTTCCTCAAGTAATAACTCTTGACCAACTTGATGCTCACAGAGGAGAATTAGTGCAAATTGCAAGTGTTACTTTCCCTGATCCAAATACATTCTTATTTGGAAACTCTAATTATTCAGTTACTAATGGAGCAAATTTAGGTGATGTACGTATAGATGGAGATACAGATTTGGCAGGACGTTCACAACCAACTGTTTGTGATGTTACAGGTGTAGTGGCTTATTATTTAACAGCTTCACAACTTATACCACGTTTTCAAGCAGATTTACCTTGTACAAATCCCTATACTTCTCCTAGCTCATCTACGGTAACAGCTTGTATTGCTTTACCAAAAACATTAGAAGTTTCTACTTATAATGTAGAATGGTTTGGTTATGCTCAAGGAGGTACTCCTTCTGGAAATACTTCTCCTGCTGACCAAAAAGCAGCAGTAAAAGCAGTAATAGAAGCTCAAAATTCTGATATTTATTTCTTAGAAGAGATAAATAATACTGATTTGATGGGAGAAATTGCTGCTGAACTTACAGCATCAACACCAGATACATGGGATACTTTATTTTCTTATTATACTTCTTATGCAGCTACTTTTCCAATAGCTGAAACTCAAAAAGTAGGATTTTTATATAAATCAAATATTATTACTCCTCAGTTTAGTTATGCGATGCACAGTAGTATTCATCCACTTTATAATGGTGGTGTAATAGACCCTGCTCTTGTAGCTTATCCAGAGTCAAATAAAGACCGTTTTTGGGCAAGTGGACGTTTGCCATTTATGATGCGTGCTGATGTTGCTTTGAATGGAGGTACTGAAGAAGTAAACTTTATTGTTCTTCATTCTCGTTCAGGTTCGGCACAAGATAAATATGATATGCGTCGTTTTGATGTAACTCTATTGCAAGACTCAATTTCTGCTTGGCTTGGAAATGACAAGGTAATTATGGGTGGAGATTATAATGATGATGTTGATGAGTCTATTTATGAAGTAAGTGGTGTTCCTCAAGTTACTTCTTATGATGCCTTTACTACTCGTCCTACTGAATATACTATCTTATCTAAAGACTTGAGTGATGCTGGTTTCCGTAGTACTGTTGGTTTTAGTGATATGATTGACCATTTGACAGTTTCGAATGAGCTTGCAAATGGATACATTCCTAACTCTGTTAGTGTAGGATATGAATATTATGATGGAGATTATGAATATACAACATCAGATCACTTTATTGTATCTGCTCGTTTGGAAATTGTTCCTTTAGCTCCTTGTACATTTACAGCTACTCCAAATAGTTCTTCTCAGATTACTTTAGATTGGGCTGATAATTCGAATATAGAAACAACTTATGTAGTAGAAATGTCTTTGAATGGAACAACAGGTTGGACTGCTATTACAGGCTCTCCATTTGCTGCAAATAGCATAACAAATGCAGTTGCAGGTTTGAATGGAAGTACACAATATTTCTTCCGTGTTCGTGCTGAGGAAGCTGCTACGAATTTCTCTGAATGGGTATATACAGATGCAACTACTTTAGCTACAACTACACCACCAACAGGTGGAGGTGGTGGAGGAAGTACTCCAACAGTTACTAACCCTACTAACTTTAGAGCAATAGCTGTTTCTACTTCTCAAATTAATCTTACTTGGAGTGTTGCAAATGGTGCAACAGGTTATACTCTTTATAGAGGAAATGTATTAATTGCTACTCTTGGTAGTGTTACTTCTTTCCAAGATACAGGACTTATGGCTAATACATTTTATTCATATAGACTTGTAGCTAGAAACGGTAACAGTCAATCTTCACCAATTCAAGCAAATGCAAGAACATTCCCTGATGCGCCTTCTTTACTTTCAGTAACGGATGCATGTAGTGGAAGTGGTGGAATAATTAGAGTAACTCCTACAGGTGTAATTTATCGTGTTTATGAAGATTCTGTTTCTACAATGCCATTGTTTGAATCTGATAACACAATTATTACAATTCCTGCTATTACTCAAACAACTACGTTTTATGTAAGTGCAGTAAGTACTAATGATTTGGAAAGTACACGTACAGCTATCACAGTAAATGTAAATCAATTACCGACTGCAAATATCTTGGAAGATAGAGTTTTCTCTTGTGCTTCTACGGGTACAATTACGGCAGAAGAGGTAGTTGGTGCATCTTATACTTGGTTGATTAATGGATTTTCTATCATGACTACGACAACTCCTACTTATGAAGTAAATAATTCTGGAAACTACCAAGTAAGAGTAACTCTTAATGGTTGTTCTGCTGTTTCTGATATTACTCCTGTTCGTTTGAACTTTGCTCCAGTTGCACAGATTGCTCAAGGTATAATTGCTCGTTCTTGTGAACCTTCTACAATTATTAGTGCAATAAATACAAATCAAAACGATAGTACAACTACTTATGAATGGACAAGAAGCAATGTAGTAGTTGGAAATACAGCTTCTGTTTCTGTTTCTGAATCAGGAACTTATACACTTACAGTTACTCAAAATGGTTGTTCTGCAACGGATGAGATTGTAGTTGAGATTAGTACAATTAATCCAAATATATCTTTTTCTGTTTCTCAAGAAACTTTCTGTCCAGAAGAAGAGGTAATGCTTACAGTAGATAATCCAGAACAAAATGTTACTTATACATGGATGCGTAATGGAAGAATTCTCAGTAATAGTACAGGAACTGAATATATTACTTCAGTTGCTGGTGAGTATAGAGTGCAGGCTTCTCAAAATAGTTGTGCTGTTATTTCTGCTCCTATTATGATTACTCGTACTCGTGTAGAACCTGTTTATTTGCGTAAAGAAGATGCATTATTTGTAGAATCAATTACTCCTATTACAGATGTTGTTTGGTTCTTGGAAGGTGAGGAAGTTACTTCTCTTGCTGGTCAAATGAGTTTTATACCAACAGTTTCAGCTAATTATTCAGCTCGTGTTACTTTTAATACAGGTTGTAATGGTTTTACTCGTACAGTTTATTATTCTGTTCCTGAAGTAATTACAGGAGAAGAAGAAATAATTGATGTGGAAACAATCGTTTATCCAAATCCAAGTAAAACAGGTATTTTCAGAGTTCAGCTTTCTAGCTCAATTACTTCTGATGTTACCTTTACAATTACTGATAATATCGGTCGTGTTTTGGAAAACAGAGTAATAAAAGCAAATGAAATTTCTACAGTTCAGACACTTGATTTGAGTCAGTATGCAGCAGGAATGTATGCACTTACTATTGACACAGAACAAGGAACTGTAATTAAGAAAATTATTGTTGAATAA
- a CDS encoding THUMP-like domain-containing protein, whose amino-acid sequence MKSTLSLLENYPNYYTLLQGDIQYFIEENKEKEITETLLKLPKKYQNLRIEIGNQIKSLQKSKLKLSLWYNSNKIIFPPSLSIEQASSEVTAEYKASLLDDDIIENQTLVDLTGGMGVDSFYFSKRVKKVIYIEQNELLASIAKHNFEQLGATNIEVICGNSEDFLRKSKENNIVFDWIYLDPARRDDVNKKVFLLEDCQPNMVELWSLFKNRGKKWLLKTAPLLDIRLVLNRLIQVEIVKVVALQNECKEVLYQLNSSEKNVNSEKSQISAINLHDKNSKREKLKNNNEKNNIEQFNFFLDKEKEIFINYSIKNEIQSFLYEPNVAILKAGAFKSITEYYQVNKLSTNTHLYTSHDLKENFIGKIFKVMEVMLFSKKEVKRKFGKKRLNIVTRNFPMSVKDLRKQFSILEGKNEFLFFTTITSNSADEKIVILCEKINF is encoded by the coding sequence ATGAAATCTACTTTATCTCTTTTAGAAAATTATCCCAATTATTACACACTTTTACAAGGCGATATTCAATATTTTATAGAAGAAAATAAAGAGAAAGAAATTACAGAGACACTCCTAAAGTTGCCAAAAAAATATCAAAATTTACGAATAGAAATTGGTAATCAAATCAAATCACTTCAAAAGTCAAAGTTAAAACTTTCTCTTTGGTACAATTCTAATAAAATTATTTTTCCTCCTTCTTTATCGATTGAACAAGCATCTTCTGAAGTTACGGCAGAATATAAGGCGAGTTTATTAGATGATGATATAATAGAAAATCAAACACTTGTAGATTTGACTGGTGGAATGGGAGTTGATAGTTTTTATTTTTCTAAAAGAGTAAAAAAAGTAATTTATATAGAGCAAAATGAACTTTTAGCAAGTATTGCAAAACATAATTTTGAGCAGTTGGGGGCAACTAATATTGAGGTGATTTGTGGTAATTCGGAAGATTTTTTAAGAAAATCAAAAGAAAATAATATTGTTTTTGATTGGATTTATCTTGACCCTGCTCGTAGAGATGATGTAAATAAGAAAGTTTTTTTATTAGAAGATTGTCAGCCTAATATGGTTGAGTTGTGGAGTTTATTTAAAAATAGAGGCAAAAAATGGCTTCTCAAAACAGCTCCTTTGTTAGATATTCGGTTGGTTTTGAATAGATTGATTCAAGTAGAAATTGTAAAAGTAGTAGCTTTGCAAAATGAATGCAAAGAAGTTCTATATCAGCTTAATAGCTCTGAAAAAAATGTGAATTCTGAAAAATCACAAATAAGCGCAATAAACTTACACGATAAAAATAGCAAAAGAGAAAAATTAAAAAATAATAATGAAAAAAATAATATAGAGCAATTCAATTTTTTCCTTGATAAAGAAAAGGAAATTTTTATTAATTATTCTATCAAAAACGAAATTCAGAGTTTTTTATATGAACCAAATGTAGCTATTTTGAAAGCTGGAGCATTTAAAAGTATTACTGAATATTATCAAGTAAATAAACTTTCTACAAATACACATTTATATACTTCACATGATTTGAAAGAGAATTTTATAGGTAAAATATTCAAAGTAATGGAAGTAATGTTGTTTTCGAAGAAAGAAGTTAAAAGAAAATTTGGCAAAAAGCGGCTTAATATTGTAACTCGTAATTTTCCTATGTCAGTAAAAGACCTCAGAAAACAGTTTTCTATTTTAGAAGGAAAAAATGAATTTTTATTTTTTACGACCATTACTTCAAATTCTGCTGATGAAAAAATTGTGATTTTGTGTGAAAAGATAAATTTTTAA
- a CDS encoding ABC-F family ATP-binding cassette domain-containing protein, giving the protein MLDVSNLGLQFGKRVLFDEVNLKFTNGNCYGVIGANGAGKSTFLKIISGEIDPTRGTYSMQTGARMAVLKQNHFEYDEIPVLHTVLMGHRPLWDIMQAKDAIYQKPDFSEEDGNKAAELEAKFAEMDGWNAESDAANLLSGLGITEDKHYKLVKELEGTEKVRVLLAQALFGNPDVLLLDEPTNDLDIETVMWLEDFLANFKNTVIVVSHDRHFLDTVCTHIVDIDFSKIQMHTGNYTFWYESSQLALRQRNDRNKKAEDKKKELQEFIARFSANVAKSKQATSRKKMLDKLNIEDIQPSTRKYPAIIFDQEREAGDIILEVERLSKTSTDGERLFHDINLSINKNDKVAVLSRNSLAVTQFFQVLMGEQQADEGTVKWGVTITPTYLPNENHEFFTDDLNLVDWLRQYTKTEEERDETFVRGFLGRMLFSGEEALKSSNVLSGGEKVRCMLSRMMLQRGNALVLDEPTNHLDLESITAFNNGLKSFKGSVLFTSHDHEFTETVATRIIEITPNGLIDRMMSYDEYITDESIKELRKSMYEGATAK; this is encoded by the coding sequence ATGTTAGATGTTTCAAATTTGGGCTTACAGTTTGGTAAGCGTGTTTTGTTTGATGAAGTAAATTTAAAGTTCACAAATGGCAACTGTTATGGTGTTATTGGTGCAAATGGAGCAGGAAAATCAACTTTCTTAAAGATTATTTCTGGAGAAATTGACCCTACTCGTGGCACATATTCTATGCAAACAGGAGCAAGAATGGCTGTTCTGAAACAGAATCACTTCGAATATGATGAGATTCCTGTTTTACATACTGTTTTGATGGGACACCGTCCTTTGTGGGATATTATGCAAGCAAAAGATGCTATTTATCAAAAGCCTGATTTTTCGGAAGAAGATGGAAATAAAGCTGCTGAATTAGAGGCAAAATTTGCAGAAATGGATGGATGGAATGCCGAAAGTGATGCTGCCAATCTGTTGAGTGGATTAGGTATTACAGAAGATAAACATTACAAATTAGTAAAAGAATTAGAGGGAACAGAAAAAGTACGTGTACTTTTGGCACAAGCCCTTTTTGGAAATCCAGATGTACTTTTGCTTGATGAGCCTACCAATGATTTGGATATTGAAACGGTAATGTGGCTAGAAGATTTCTTAGCTAATTTCAAAAACACAGTTATTGTGGTTTCTCATGATAGACACTTTTTGGATACTGTTTGTACGCATATTGTGGATATTGATTTCTCCAAAATTCAGATGCACACAGGTAATTATACATTTTGGTACGAATCAAGCCAGCTTGCACTTCGTCAAAGAAATGATAGAAACAAAAAAGCAGAAGATAAAAAGAAAGAGTTACAAGAATTTATTGCTCGTTTTTCTGCCAATGTTGCCAAATCAAAACAAGCAACAAGCCGTAAAAAAATGCTAGACAAACTCAACATTGAAGATATTCAGCCTTCAACACGTAAATATCCTGCTATTATTTTTGACCAAGAGCGTGAAGCTGGAGATATTATCCTTGAAGTAGAAAGATTATCAAAAACCTCTACTGATGGAGAAAGATTATTCCATGATATTAATTTATCAATAAATAAAAATGATAAAGTAGCTGTTTTGTCAAGAAATAGTTTGGCTGTTACTCAGTTTTTTCAAGTATTAATGGGCGAGCAGCAAGCCGATGAAGGAACTGTAAAATGGGGAGTAACCATCACACCAACTTATTTACCAAATGAAAATCATGAGTTTTTTACAGATGATTTGAATTTAGTAGATTGGTTGCGCCAATACACAAAAACAGAAGAAGAAAGAGACGAAACTTTTGTACGTGGATTTTTGGGAAGAATGCTTTTCTCTGGAGAAGAGGCTTTAAAATCTTCAAATGTACTTTCTGGTGGTGAAAAAGTGCGTTGTATGCTTTCAAGAATGATGTTGCAGCGTGGAAATGCTTTAGTTTTGGATGAGCCTACCAATCACTTAGATTTGGAATCAATTACGGCATTTAATAATGGTTTGAAGAGCTTTAAAGGAAGTGTTCTCTTTACTTCTCATGACCACGAATTTACAGAAACAGTAGCAACCCGTATTATCGAAATCACTCCAAATGGATTAATTGATAGAATGATGAGCTATGACGAATATATCACAGACGAATCTATAAAAGAGCTTCGCAAGTCTATGTATGAAGGTGCAACTGCAAAATAA
- a CDS encoding NADH-quinone oxidoreductase subunit D, whose protein sequence is MSFHQQSEPTKYTSETLKSEEMLFNLGPQHPSMHGVLRLEVITDGEIVREVVPHIGYLHRCFEKHAESLNYAQIIPYIDRMDYVASMNSEHIYALGVEKMLGMTEKIPKRVEYIRVLVAELNRIASHFIGIGTYAVDVGATTPFLWLMKEREYVLRLLEWISGSRLLYNYIWIGGLYYDLPLGFEEKCIEYLKHLKPKLDDLENLLINNRIFVSRTANIGVLPLQTAINYGVTGVMLRASGLKWDLRKVDKYSIYEEVDFDIPTGEGKVGTTGDCWDRNFVRFQECKESSKIIEQCLDKLTKEHKRTRDFDPQALVPRRIKPPQTDFYFRGESPKGELGFFFRQNPKHKKGDIPFRLKVRAPSFCNLSVLPYLAQNTLLSDLIAIVGSLDINLGEVDR, encoded by the coding sequence ATGTCTTTTCATCAGCAATCCGAACCTACAAAATACACTTCTGAAACACTTAAAAGTGAAGAAATGCTCTTTAACCTAGGGCCTCAACATCCTTCTATGCATGGAGTTTTGCGTTTGGAAGTGATTACAGATGGCGAAATAGTTAGGGAAGTTGTTCCTCATATTGGTTATCTGCATCGTTGTTTTGAGAAGCATGCTGAGAGTCTGAATTATGCCCAAATAATTCCTTATATTGATAGAATGGATTATGTCGCTTCAATGAACTCAGAACATATTTATGCTTTGGGAGTGGAAAAAATGCTTGGAATGACAGAAAAAATACCGAAACGAGTAGAATATATTCGGGTTTTGGTAGCTGAACTCAATCGAATTGCGTCTCATTTTATTGGTATCGGAACGTATGCTGTTGATGTGGGAGCGACAACTCCTTTTTTGTGGCTAATGAAAGAACGAGAGTATGTTTTGAGGCTTTTGGAATGGATAAGTGGCTCACGACTTTTGTACAATTATATTTGGATTGGTGGTTTATATTATGATTTGCCTTTAGGTTTTGAAGAAAAATGTATTGAATATCTAAAACACTTAAAACCAAAATTAGATGATTTGGAAAATTTACTCATTAATAATAGAATTTTTGTTTCAAGAACTGCAAATATTGGAGTTTTACCATTACAAACAGCAATAAATTATGGAGTTACAGGTGTAATGTTGAGAGCTTCAGGCTTGAAATGGGATTTGAGAAAAGTGGATAAATATTCTATTTACGAAGAAGTAGATTTTGATATTCCGACTGGAGAAGGAAAAGTAGGAACAACTGGAGATTGTTGGGATAGAAATTTTGTACGTTTTCAAGAATGTAAAGAATCTTCAAAAATAATAGAACAATGTCTTGACAAACTAACCAAAGAACACAAACGGACACGAGATTTTGACCCACAAGCATTAGTTCCAAGGCGTATAAAACCACCTCAAACAGATTTTTATTTTAGAGGCGAAAGTCCAAAAGGAGAATTAGGTTTTTTCTTTAGACAAAATCCAAAACACAAAAAAGGTGATATTCCTTTTCGTTTGAAAGTACGTGCGCCTTCATTTTGTAATCTTTCTGTTTTACCTTATTTGGCTCAAAATACACTTCTGTCTGATTTGATTGCAATTGTTGGTTCTTTGGATATTAATTTGGGAGAAGTGGACAGGTAG
- the hisC gene encoding histidinol-phosphate transaminase: protein MNQDIISSKKPQSKSNFDLQSLIRPNILTLKAYSSARDEYKKSDIEVTKIDENFETPAPIFLDANENALGSPLSQMVQTDYNRYPDPHQKDIKTQLSRLKNINKNQIFVGNGSDEAIDLLFRIFCIPAKDNIIVCPPTYGMYSVSATINDIEIKKALLTTDFQLDLEEIKKQIDKNTKLIFVCSPNNPTGNLIDKNDIKELCTFFNGIVVVDEAYIDFVENAQEASFINELSNFPNLVVLQTLSKAWGMAGVRLGMAFSSSEIMEYYQRTKPPYNVNMLTQKIALKALSFPQKVEQAIHVLNFEREKLIEKLRNKTNFNFIEKVYHSDTNFILVKLKGTSKVEEVYNFLINQNEIVVRNRSKEPLCEGCLRITVGTPEENELLLVTLGRYNESIK from the coding sequence ATGAATCAAGATATAATTTCTTCAAAAAAGCCACAATCAAAGTCAAATTTTGATTTACAAAGCCTTATTCGCCCTAATATTTTGACACTCAAAGCCTATTCTTCAGCAAGAGATGAATATAAAAAAAGTGATATAGAAGTTACAAAAATAGATGAAAATTTTGAAACTCCAGCACCTATTTTTTTAGATGCTAATGAAAATGCGCTGGGTTCGCCACTTTCACAAATGGTTCAGACGGATTATAATCGCTATCCAGACCCACATCAAAAAGATATAAAAACACAACTTTCAAGATTAAAAAATATAAATAAAAATCAAATTTTTGTTGGAAATGGTAGCGATGAAGCCATTGATTTACTTTTTAGAATTTTTTGTATTCCTGCAAAAGATAATATTATTGTTTGTCCTCCGACCTACGGAATGTATTCGGTTTCTGCTACAATAAATGATATAGAAATAAAAAAAGCACTCCTTACAACTGATTTTCAATTAGATTTGGAAGAGATAAAAAAACAAATTGATAAAAATACAAAACTTATCTTTGTTTGTAGTCCTAATAATCCAACTGGAAATCTGATTGATAAAAATGATATTAAAGAATTATGTACTTTTTTTAATGGAATTGTAGTAGTTGATGAGGCTTATATTGATTTTGTAGAAAATGCACAAGAAGCAAGTTTTATCAATGAATTATCTAATTTTCCAAATCTTGTAGTTTTACAAACACTTTCAAAAGCATGGGGAATGGCTGGTGTTCGTTTGGGAATGGCGTTTTCTTCATCTGAAATTATGGAATATTACCAACGAACAAAGCCACCTTATAATGTAAATATGCTGACTCAAAAAATTGCTTTAAAGGCATTGAGTTTTCCTCAAAAAGTAGAGCAAGCTATTCATGTTTTAAATTTTGAGCGTGAAAAATTAATTGAAAAATTAAGAAATAAAACAAATTTTAATTTTATAGAGAAAGTTTATCATTCGGATACAAATTTTATTCTGGTAAAGCTAAAGGGTACTTCTAAAGTAGAAGAAGTTTATAATTTTCTGATAAATCAGAATGAAATTGTAGTCAGAAATCGCTCAAAAGAACCTTTGTGTGAAGGCTGTTTGAGAATTACAGTCGGAACGCCAGAAGAAAATGAATTACTTTTGGTTACTTTAGGAAGATATAATGAATCAATAAAATAA